The Chryseobacterium suipulveris genome window below encodes:
- a CDS encoding phosphoenolpyruvate carboxylase has protein sequence MQNQEITEKFRQLVENKFQIYNSLFMSLPYDKMTNIGMLLPFLYEESKSGYENGKSPDEIVEEFFAKHTELKTEEQKCELLFKIIQYIERQVVLFDSIEDAAFSQLHSESDAGTLFQLHERALQEHQLESTRKKLKDFGVKVVFTAHPTQFYPNSVQRILHDLRSAIMSDSVTEIDMLLQQLGKTPFVNKEKPTPLDEAMSIIFYLRYVYYDTIGELYKKLKNAFGTAGFSPHPDVVQLGFWPGGDRDGNPFVTAEITRKVADELRSSILKSYYEHLKNVRRRLSFRGVSEVLESLSHDLYDAIFKEGTVISSKQILTKINEAEKILTEQHNGLFKNILDDFRDRLQIFGTHFATLDIRQDSRVHQKSIDEIILKKANFNQENISTEEKLKWLLETETIISPHDFEGITKDTLQTVLNIKDIQQKNGERGMHRYIISNSDGIKDVLNVYGFFRLSGYKEEEINIDIVPLFETIEGLDNAENVMRQLYELPIYRKHLERRGNGQTIMLGFSDGTKDGGYLKANWEIYETKEKLTKVSEEYGIKVVFFDGRGGPPARGGGKTHDFYASQGKTIANNKIEITIQGQTITSVFGNKEQAKYNFEQLLTAGIENDVFKNSRKDLTDKERELIQELAEISFHKYSDLKHHPMFVPYLQEMSTLEYYGRTNIGSRPTKRGAGSELKFEDLRAIPFVGSWAQLKQNVPGFFGFGFALKKLKDEGRFAEVIDLYRGSDFFKTLVLNSMMSMNKSYFPLTSYMKDNPKFGAFWNILHDEYQLSIEMMLELTGFKMLQEEEPLSRKSVKIREKIVLPLLSIQQYALIKIQKDEGNREVYEKLVTRSLFGNINASRNSA, from the coding sequence ATGCAAAACCAGGAAATCACCGAAAAATTTCGGCAACTCGTTGAGAATAAATTCCAGATATATAACTCCCTGTTTATGAGTTTGCCTTACGATAAAATGACCAATATCGGGATGTTGCTCCCTTTTCTGTATGAAGAAAGCAAGTCGGGATACGAAAACGGAAAAAGTCCCGACGAGATTGTGGAGGAGTTTTTCGCCAAACATACCGAGCTGAAAACCGAGGAACAAAAATGTGAACTCCTTTTCAAGATTATCCAATACATTGAGAGACAGGTTGTTTTGTTTGATTCTATCGAAGATGCGGCGTTTTCGCAGCTGCATTCGGAGAGCGATGCAGGAACTTTGTTTCAGCTTCACGAACGCGCGCTGCAGGAACATCAGCTGGAATCTACTCGGAAAAAACTGAAAGATTTTGGGGTAAAGGTTGTATTTACGGCACATCCGACGCAGTTCTATCCGAATTCGGTGCAGAGAATTCTTCACGATTTGCGCTCGGCGATCATGAGCGATTCGGTCACCGAAATCGATATGCTGCTTCAGCAGTTGGGAAAAACACCTTTCGTGAACAAAGAAAAACCTACGCCGCTCGACGAGGCAATGAGCATTATTTTCTATCTGAGGTATGTGTATTACGACACCATCGGTGAACTGTATAAAAAGTTGAAAAACGCTTTTGGAACTGCGGGTTTTTCGCCGCATCCGGATGTGGTACAGCTTGGTTTTTGGCCAGGAGGAGACCGCGACGGAAATCCGTTCGTGACCGCAGAAATCACACGAAAAGTTGCCGACGAATTACGCAGCTCGATTTTGAAATCCTATTACGAACATTTAAAAAATGTCAGAAGAAGGTTGAGTTTCAGAGGGGTTTCGGAAGTTTTGGAATCTTTGAGCCACGATCTTTACGATGCGATTTTCAAGGAAGGGACGGTGATTTCTTCAAAGCAGATTTTAACTAAAATTAATGAGGCAGAGAAAATTTTGACCGAGCAGCACAACGGGCTTTTCAAAAATATTCTGGATGATTTCAGGGATCGCCTTCAGATTTTTGGGACGCATTTCGCCACTTTGGATATTCGCCAGGACAGCCGGGTTCATCAAAAATCCATTGACGAAATTATTCTAAAGAAAGCCAACTTTAACCAAGAAAATATTTCAACTGAAGAAAAACTGAAATGGCTTTTGGAAACGGAAACCATTATCAGTCCCCATGATTTTGAAGGAATAACGAAAGACACTTTGCAAACGGTTTTAAATATCAAGGATATTCAGCAAAAAAATGGTGAAAGAGGAATGCACCGCTACATCATCTCGAATTCTGACGGGATTAAAGATGTGCTGAATGTGTACGGATTTTTCCGACTTTCTGGGTATAAAGAAGAAGAAATCAATATCGACATCGTGCCACTTTTTGAAACCATCGAGGGACTCGACAATGCTGAAAATGTGATGCGTCAATTGTACGAACTTCCGATCTACAGAAAACATCTGGAACGGCGTGGCAACGGACAAACTATTATGCTCGGTTTTTCGGACGGAACTAAAGACGGCGGTTATTTGAAAGCCAACTGGGAAATCTACGAAACCAAGGAAAAGCTGACCAAAGTTTCGGAGGAATACGGGATAAAAGTAGTTTTCTTCGACGGCAGAGGAGGACCGCCAGCAAGAGGAGGCGGCAAAACCCACGATTTTTACGCTTCGCAGGGAAAAACCATCGCCAACAACAAGATTGAAATTACGATTCAGGGACAAACCATCACGAGTGTTTTCGGAAATAAGGAACAGGCGAAATATAACTTCGAGCAGTTGCTGACCGCGGGAATCGAGAACGACGTCTTTAAAAATTCCAGAAAAGATTTAACAGACAAAGAAAGAGAACTGATTCAGGAACTGGCGGAAATCAGCTTCCATAAATATTCTGATCTGAAACACCATCCGATGTTTGTGCCGTATCTTCAAGAAATGAGTACGCTGGAATATTACGGCAGAACCAATATAGGAAGTCGACCGACGAAACGCGGTGCAGGAAGCGAACTGAAGTTTGAGGATTTGCGCGCGATTCCGTTTGTCGGTTCCTGGGCGCAGCTGAAACAGAATGTTCCAGGATTTTTCGGGTTTGGTTTTGCCCTGAAGAAATTGAAAGATGAGGGAAGATTTGCCGAGGTGATCGATTTGTATCGAGGTTCCGACTTCTTCAAAACGTTGGTGCTCAACTCGATGATGAGTATGAACAAGTCGTATTTCCCGCTGACTTCGTATATGAAAGACAACCCCAAATTTGGTGCTTTCTGGAATATCCTGCACGACGAATATCAGCTTTCAATCGAAATGATGCTTGAACTGACTGGATTCAAAATGCTTCAGGAAGAGGAGCCACTTTCAAGAAAGTCGGTAAAGATCCGCGAGAAGATTGTTTTGCCGCTTCTGAGCATTCAGCAATATGCTTTGATTAAGATTCAGAAAGACGAGGGAAATCGGGAGGTTTACGAAAAATTAGTCACCCGTTCTTTGTTTGGAAACATCAATGCGAGCAGAAATTCGGCATAA
- a CDS encoding S8 family peptidase gives MKKLLSFILVGAVMFMSAQTELVFVYFKDKPNKAAFYANPLSELSQKSLDRRTKYGIALNDQDAPIEPTYIQNIQNLGFTVTDYSKWMNGVAVNATSAQIAQLEQQSYVQSVERFIKHPTGGKPEIKKVNKFEEFDNSVRTTFNYGTGLSQINQINLRPLHIAGYTGTGITIAVIDTGFPRVNTGSAYARIRNNGQIKGGYNFINKSSDIYNTALHNHGSYCLGTIAGYIDNQYVGSAPDADFYLYATEDAYNEFPEELIYWTEAAEEADRKGVDIISTSLGYYDFDDTRYNLLYSDMNGTTSFIARTAQIAVEKGIFVLAAAGNEALTYWHYIITPADNEKVFTVGGVNSVGVSSSFSSFGPNSVGVIKPDASARGTNTAMAYNNSATTSSGTSFATPLAAGGVACLIQALPNKSLAELRDLLRENSSEYPNTTAQMGYGILNFGNTLNAVLATDNSTKFNSLKIYPNPVINNFTFDTTEKISSVELYDVLGRKLQSLQNQKTNSVEQLKSGVYFLKVKTDKNEYVEKIIKK, from the coding sequence ATGAAGAAATTACTATCATTCATTCTCGTCGGAGCTGTGATGTTTATGAGTGCGCAGACGGAGCTGGTTTTTGTGTACTTTAAAGATAAACCGAACAAGGCCGCTTTTTATGCCAATCCACTTTCGGAGCTTTCACAAAAATCTTTAGACCGAAGAACAAAATACGGAATCGCCCTCAACGACCAGGACGCGCCGATTGAGCCGACTTATATTCAGAACATCCAAAACCTCGGATTTACCGTGACAGATTATTCCAAATGGATGAACGGAGTCGCTGTGAATGCCACTTCTGCGCAGATTGCCCAACTTGAGCAGCAATCGTATGTGCAGTCAGTGGAGCGATTCATCAAACATCCAACCGGTGGAAAACCCGAAATAAAAAAAGTCAACAAATTCGAAGAATTCGATAATTCCGTACGAACCACTTTCAATTACGGAACAGGTTTGTCGCAAATCAACCAGATCAATCTCCGACCGCTGCATATCGCTGGTTATACAGGAACCGGAATCACAATTGCGGTGATCGACACAGGTTTTCCGAGAGTAAATACGGGATCCGCTTATGCACGAATCAGAAATAATGGGCAAATTAAGGGCGGCTACAATTTCATCAACAAAAGTAGTGACATTTATAACACTGCATTACACAATCACGGTTCTTACTGTTTAGGGACGATTGCAGGATATATCGACAATCAATATGTGGGTTCTGCTCCAGATGCGGATTTCTATCTTTACGCAACAGAAGATGCCTACAACGAATTTCCCGAGGAATTGATTTATTGGACGGAAGCCGCTGAAGAAGCGGACCGAAAAGGAGTCGACATTATTTCCACTTCTCTCGGATACTACGATTTCGACGACACTCGTTACAATTTGCTTTACTCGGATATGAACGGCACCACTTCCTTCATCGCGAGAACCGCACAAATCGCTGTAGAAAAAGGAATTTTCGTTTTGGCTGCCGCAGGAAACGAAGCGCTCACATACTGGCATTACATCATCACTCCTGCCGATAACGAAAAAGTTTTCACCGTGGGTGGAGTGAACTCAGTCGGAGTAAGTTCATCTTTCTCCTCTTTTGGGCCGAATTCAGTCGGAGTCATCAAACCTGATGCAAGTGCAAGAGGAACCAATACTGCAATGGCGTATAACAATTCCGCTACCACAAGCAGTGGAACCTCGTTTGCAACACCGCTTGCTGCAGGTGGAGTTGCGTGTTTGATTCAGGCACTTCCGAACAAATCTTTGGCAGAACTCCGAGATTTATTGAGAGAGAATTCTTCTGAGTATCCAAACACAACCGCACAAATGGGTTATGGAATTCTGAATTTCGGGAATACCTTAAATGCTGTTTTGGCAACTGACAATTCCACAAAATTCAATAGTTTAAAGATTTATCCGAATCCTGTAATCAATAACTTCACCTTTGATACAACAGAAAAAATCAGTTCAGTTGAACTTTACGATGTTTTGGGAAGAAAACTGCAATCACTTCAAAATCAGAAAACGAACAGTGTCGAACAACTGAAAAGCGGTGTTTACTTCCTGAAAGTTAAAACCGACAAAAACGAGTATGTAGAAAAAATCATTAAGAAATAA
- a CDS encoding DegT/DnrJ/EryC1/StrS family aminotransferase, protein MRKIQMVDLQSQYYKIKSEVDNAVLNVMDSAAFINGPEVKFFQQELENYLDVKHVIPCANGTDALQIALMALDLKEGDEVITADFTFAATVEVIHLLKLKSVLVDVDYDTFTIDTDKLRAAITPKTKAIIPVHLFGQCANMEEILKIAKDHNLFVVEDNAQAIGADFAFSDETLKKSGTMGTIGTTSFFPSKNLGCYGDGGAIFTNDDELAHKMRGIVNHGMYERYYHDEVGVNSRLDSIQAAVLRKKLPLLDVYNEQRRKAADYYDEAFANHPNILTPKRAENSTHVFHQYTLRILNGKRNELQQFLTEKEIPAMIYYPVALRKQKAYYQESDPKDFVNTDKLLDQVISLPMHTELDEEQLKYISDAVLEFMKS, encoded by the coding sequence ATGAGGAAGATTCAGATGGTTGACCTTCAAAGTCAATACTACAAGATAAAATCCGAAGTTGATAACGCTGTTTTGAACGTGATGGATTCCGCGGCTTTCATCAACGGTCCCGAAGTGAAATTCTTCCAGCAGGAACTGGAAAACTACCTCGACGTGAAACATGTGATTCCGTGCGCAAACGGAACCGACGCTTTGCAGATTGCTTTAATGGCGCTTGATTTAAAGGAAGGCGACGAAGTAATCACCGCCGATTTTACCTTTGCCGCGACTGTTGAAGTGATCCACCTTTTGAAATTAAAATCGGTTTTGGTCGATGTGGACTATGATACTTTCACCATTGATACCGATAAACTGAGGGCTGCAATTACCCCGAAAACCAAAGCGATTATTCCTGTTCACCTTTTTGGACAGTGCGCAAATATGGAGGAAATCCTGAAAATCGCTAAAGATCACAACCTTTTTGTGGTTGAAGATAATGCACAGGCAATCGGCGCCGATTTTGCCTTTTCTGATGAAACGTTGAAGAAATCTGGAACGATGGGAACGATTGGAACGACTTCATTCTTCCCTTCAAAAAACCTCGGTTGCTACGGAGACGGCGGTGCGATTTTTACCAACGATGACGAACTCGCCCACAAAATGCGCGGAATCGTAAACCACGGAATGTACGAAAGATACTACCACGACGAAGTGGGCGTGAATTCGCGTTTAGACAGTATTCAGGCAGCGGTTTTGAGGAAGAAACTTCCGCTTCTGGATGTCTATAATGAGCAGCGAAGAAAAGCGGCAGATTATTATGACGAAGCATTTGCCAATCATCCGAATATTTTGACACCGAAAAGAGCTGAAAATTCCACCCACGTTTTCCACCAATATACGCTGAGAATTCTCAATGGAAAGCGGAACGAGCTTCAGCAATTTCTCACCGAGAAAGAGATTCCTGCGATGATCTATTATCCGGTCGCGCTGAGAAAACAGAAAGCATACTATCAGGAAAGCGACCCCAAAGATTTTGTGAATACCGACAAACTTTTGGACCAGGTTATTTCTCTGCCGATGCATACCGAACTCGACGAAGAGCAGCTGAAATACATTTCTGATGCGGTTCTGGAATTTATGAAATCTTAA
- the galE gene encoding UDP-glucose 4-epimerase GalE, whose amino-acid sequence MTILVTGGLGYIGSHTVVELLNNNFDVVIVDDLSNSEKFILDNIEKVAGKKPVFYPFDLKRRDLLKQLLDAHQIDGCINFAAFKAVGESQEKPIDYYENNLFSLINILQEFKERNISNFIFSSSCTVYGQADQMPIDENTPLKTPESSYGKTKQMGEEILMDFSNAHHKKVSLLRYFNPIGAHPSALLGELPIGIPNNLIPYVTQTAAGIREKLSVWGDDYPTPDGTAIRDYIYVVDLAKAHVKALQKLIADSSETVIDVYNLGTGKGSSVLEVVHAFEKANNVEVPYQICDRRAGDITIAYANADKAERELGWKADTSLEEALRTTWEWQKYLEERAR is encoded by the coding sequence ATGACAATACTTGTTACAGGCGGACTCGGCTATATCGGTTCGCACACTGTAGTTGAACTTTTGAACAACAATTTCGATGTCGTGATTGTTGACGACCTGTCGAACAGTGAAAAATTTATTCTTGACAATATCGAAAAAGTGGCGGGGAAGAAACCTGTTTTCTATCCCTTCGATCTCAAACGAAGAGATCTGCTGAAACAGCTTCTCGATGCACATCAGATTGACGGATGCATCAACTTTGCCGCATTCAAGGCGGTAGGAGAGAGCCAGGAAAAACCAATCGATTATTACGAAAACAACCTGTTCTCGCTGATAAATATTCTTCAGGAATTTAAGGAAAGAAATATTTCCAACTTCATTTTCAGTTCGTCGTGCACTGTTTACGGACAAGCCGACCAAATGCCGATCGACGAAAACACGCCACTGAAAACTCCCGAATCTTCCTACGGAAAAACCAAACAAATGGGAGAGGAGATTCTAATGGATTTTTCAAATGCCCATCACAAAAAGGTTTCCTTGCTGAGATATTTTAATCCGATCGGGGCGCATCCTTCTGCACTTTTAGGAGAGTTACCGATTGGCATTCCTAATAATTTGATTCCTTACGTTACTCAAACCGCAGCAGGAATCCGCGAGAAACTTTCAGTTTGGGGTGATGATTATCCAACTCCTGACGGAACCGCAATCCGAGATTATATCTATGTGGTGGATTTGGCGAAAGCACACGTGAAAGCTTTGCAAAAACTCATTGCAGATTCTTCTGAAACCGTAATTGACGTTTACAATCTCGGAACGGGAAAAGGATCATCCGTTTTGGAAGTGGTACACGCTTTTGAAAAAGCCAACAATGTCGAAGTGCCCTACCAAATCTGCGACCGAAGAGCAGGCGACATCACCATCGCTTACGCCAATGCCGACAAAGCCGAACGCGAACTCGGCTGGAAAGCAGATACGAGTTTGGAGGAAGCATTGAGGACGACGTGGGAATGGCAGAAGTACTTGGAAGAAAGAGCCAGGTAA